The following proteins are co-located in the Candidatus Neomarinimicrobiota bacterium genome:
- a CDS encoding endonuclease MutS2, with protein sequence MFSIAENKVCPRAVLESLDFPVIKELLSQSIHSEATLPLVEALRPISDIAEIKDRLRLVTEMRAIREDGGEFPIDSFENVENEIGILGKEGGLLQPEGLRKVGTLLGLSSSIKSYLKDCSEEQPLLFAMSNGLSALPEIEKRIKRTVGPEGEILDSAGQGLRKIRKSIQTAESKMRKRLDEIMGKLVKEGVAREGNPTIRNGRFVIPVIIEKKNRLKGVIHDSSASGTTLFIEPLEVIELSNKVQSLKVEESREIERILKEICGELRPHAREIALNYDTLMEIDLIYAKSEISRIMNACAPILSEGGEVTLKKARNPVLEQLRDVVPLDYTQGDGVKTIVITGPNAGGKTVALKTVGLFSLMVQSGLHVPLSEESKMVVYDSIFSDIGDRQSIAEDLSTFTSHMKNLKEILDDADEKSLVLIDEIGTGTDPAEGAAFSAAFLEELNDRGAATIVTTHHSALKTLAQERNRFLNCSMEFDVDTLTPTYKFLSGVPGSSFALEISRKLGISEALIKDAESRIGSDNVRVDRLLIDLERERQILRKTEEEVTALQSRLNKMVTEYEEKLQNSKSFGKKLKAEAAIEAKSILADANAAIEKAVREIKESAGESQVIKTSKERIDKQKKDVDDLISSNSEVEEENHKPLRPEEIKPGMKVLIPSLQVSGSIEEVIAGKKDAVVSVGSTKIRIGIDKLYEPDSDTIDESSYVSTGYRGPGVREVSHEVSLRGMRAEEAISVLDKYLDDVMLAGFSRVEVIHGKGEGILKKLVAERLESHPHVKKFHTPEPKMGGAGVTVVELD encoded by the coding sequence TTGTTTAGCATTGCTGAAAATAAAGTCTGCCCCCGTGCCGTTCTGGAAAGCTTAGACTTCCCTGTTATAAAAGAACTCCTTTCGCAGTCGATACATTCCGAAGCAACTCTACCTCTCGTGGAAGCGCTCCGCCCGATATCAGACATTGCCGAAATTAAAGATCGACTCCGGCTCGTTACCGAGATGCGCGCTATTCGGGAGGACGGCGGCGAATTCCCAATTGACTCATTTGAAAATGTTGAAAATGAAATCGGGATTCTCGGTAAAGAAGGGGGTCTGCTTCAACCTGAGGGGCTGAGAAAAGTTGGGACTCTTCTCGGCTTATCGAGCTCCATCAAATCCTATCTGAAAGACTGTTCAGAAGAACAGCCGCTGCTCTTTGCGATGTCAAACGGACTCAGCGCCCTGCCGGAAATCGAGAAGAGGATAAAGCGGACGGTAGGACCGGAGGGCGAAATTCTCGACAGCGCCGGTCAGGGGCTTCGCAAGATCCGCAAATCGATCCAAACCGCCGAAAGCAAGATGCGCAAACGGCTTGACGAGATCATGGGAAAGCTGGTCAAAGAGGGCGTAGCGAGGGAGGGGAACCCTACTATCCGGAACGGGAGGTTCGTTATTCCGGTGATAATAGAAAAGAAAAATCGACTCAAAGGAGTGATCCACGACAGTTCGGCAAGCGGAACAACTCTGTTCATAGAACCGTTGGAAGTCATCGAACTCAGCAACAAAGTTCAGAGCTTGAAGGTCGAAGAGTCGCGAGAGATTGAGCGGATACTGAAAGAGATCTGCGGCGAACTGCGTCCTCACGCCCGGGAGATTGCCCTGAATTATGATACTCTGATGGAGATCGACCTTATTTACGCGAAATCTGAGATTTCGAGAATTATGAATGCCTGCGCGCCGATTTTATCGGAAGGAGGGGAAGTAACGTTAAAGAAAGCCCGCAATCCCGTCCTCGAACAGTTAAGAGACGTAGTTCCGCTCGATTATACGCAGGGAGACGGCGTCAAAACGATTGTAATTACGGGTCCGAATGCCGGCGGAAAAACTGTGGCTCTCAAAACGGTCGGATTGTTCTCACTGATGGTTCAGTCGGGGCTCCACGTTCCTCTTTCTGAGGAATCGAAAATGGTTGTTTACGACTCGATATTTTCCGATATAGGCGACAGGCAGTCGATAGCGGAAGACCTTTCGACGTTTACATCGCACATGAAAAATCTGAAAGAGATTCTCGACGACGCGGACGAAAAAAGCCTCGTACTGATAGACGAGATCGGTACGGGCACCGACCCCGCCGAGGGTGCGGCGTTCTCCGCGGCGTTTTTGGAAGAGCTGAACGATAGGGGAGCCGCGACAATCGTGACGACCCATCACAGCGCTCTAAAAACCCTTGCTCAGGAGAGGAACAGGTTTCTAAACTGCTCCATGGAGTTTGACGTTGACACCTTGACTCCGACGTATAAATTTCTATCAGGCGTTCCCGGTTCATCTTTTGCTCTCGAAATATCCCGGAAATTAGGAATTAGTGAGGCTCTCATAAAAGACGCTGAGTCGAGAATCGGGAGTGATAACGTCCGCGTGGACAGACTGCTAATTGATCTTGAGCGCGAACGGCAAATTCTTCGGAAAACCGAAGAAGAAGTTACGGCTCTTCAATCCCGCCTTAACAAAATGGTGACGGAGTACGAAGAAAAACTCCAAAATTCCAAATCGTTCGGAAAGAAATTGAAGGCTGAAGCGGCGATAGAAGCGAAATCGATTCTCGCCGATGCCAACGCGGCTATTGAAAAGGCGGTCAGGGAAATAAAAGAAAGCGCCGGCGAATCACAGGTCATAAAAACTTCTAAAGAAAGGATTGATAAACAAAAGAAAGATGTGGATGATCTGATCTCATCGAATTCGGAAGTTGAAGAAGAAAATCACAAACCCCTGCGTCCGGAGGAGATAAAACCCGGTATGAAAGTCTTGATCCCGTCGCTTCAAGTCTCAGGGTCGATTGAAGAGGTCATCGCCGGTAAGAAAGATGCCGTTGTTTCAGTAGGCAGCACTAAAATCAGGATCGGGATCGATAAGTTATATGAACCCGATTCGGATACCATAGATGAAAGCTCCTATGTCAGCACAGGATATAGAGGACCGGGCGTGCGGGAGGTAAGTCACGAGGTCAGTCTTAGAGGAATGAGGGCGGAAGAGGCGATTTCGGTACTGGACAAATACCTCGATGACGTTATGTTAGCCGGATTTTCAAGGGTTGAAGTGATTCACGGCAAAGGGGAGGGGATACTGAAGAAATTAGTTGCCGAACGGCTCGAATCGCATCCGCATGTCAAAAAGTTCCATACGCCGGAACCAAAAATGGGCGGCGCGGGAGTTACCGTCGTGGAGCTCGATTGA